ATCGAGAAGCTCGATCTCCTCGACATTGGCGCCCGCGACGATCTCGCGACGCGTACTTGCCTTTGCATCGGGCATCGCCTCGATCTCGGCATAGAGCTCGCGATCGGTACCCGACTCGGGACTCGGCGGATTGACCTCGAAGGGTACTGCCCTGGTGAACAAACTCACGACCCGGCACGATGATGATCGAGAGAATCATCGCGATGGCACCGGCATTGATGGGGGAGGGCAATGAGCGGGCGTGCCCGACAAAGCCCATGATCATGTTCACGGTCGTCAGGCCCACGCCGACGATGAAGCTCGCCCACACGGCGGCCTTGCTGATGCGCTTGCTGTACAGGCCCCCACAGCATCGGGCCGAGGAAGGCGCCGGCCAAAGCACCCCAGGAAATGCCCATGAGCTGCGCAATCCAAGTTACGGAACTTTGGTACTGGAACACCGCGATAAGAGCGGAGATGGCCACGAAGACGACAAGTAGCGCGCGAATCCAGACGATTTGCTTCTTCTCGTTCATGGTCCTTGACGATGTTACCCTTGATGAGGTCGAGCGTGAGCACCGAACTCGAGGTGAGCACGAGCGAGGACAGCGTGCTCATCGACGCCGAGAGCACGAGCACGATGACGAGGCCGATGAGGAAATCGGGCAAGTTCGACAGCATCGTCGGATGATGGAGTCGTAGACCGCGTGCCGTTGGCAGCATAGGCGATCTGGTCGCCGAAGAGCTGGCCGAAGCCACCAAGGAAGTAGCTGCCACCGGCGATGACGAAAGCGAAGACCGTGGAGATGATGGCACCCTGCTTGATGGCCGGACCGGACTTGATGGCATAGAACTTCTGCACCATCTGCGGCAGCCCCAGGTGCCAAGCGATGTCAGGATGACGACACCCATCAAGTTGAGGAAATCGGGGCCGAGAAGCTCGTGAAGGCACCCAGCTGTTCGGTACCTGGTGCCTGAATCTGGGAAAGCTGAACGACGGCTTCGGAAAGTCCTCCCTGCGTTTGCAGAACGCGATGATGACGGCCGTGATACCGACGAGCATGACGATGCCCTGCAGAAAGTCGTTGACGACCGTGGCCATGTAACCGCCCCAACACGAGTATATGCATGTCACGACGGCCATGCCGATGACACACCACTCGTAGGGTACGCCGAACGCCATCGTGAACAGACGCGACAGGCCATTGTATACCGACGCGTGTAGGGGGATGAGGAACACGAAGATGATGGCTGCCGATGCGATGCGCAGTCCCTTGCTCTGGTAGCGCTTGCCGAAGAACTCGGGCATGGTCGAGGCCTTAAGTCGCTGCGTGACCTCGCGCGTGCGCGGACCGAGCACCCACCAGGCAAGCAAACTGCCAATCACGGCGTTGCCAATACCTGCCCAGGTCGCGGCCATGCCGTACTTCAGCCAAATTGGCAGCGTAGCCGATGAACACGACGGCGCTGAAGTAGGCGGTGCCGTAGGCGAAGGCCGAAAGCCAAGGACCGACGTTAGCGACCACCGAGAATGAAGCCGTCGACATCGCGTGAGGCGGCACGGCGCGTGTAGATGCCGACGCCAACGCGATGGCTATGAATATGATGATGAGTAGTATTTTGACGAACATGCTCTTTCCTTCTCACGGTAGTACAACGAACAGGCGGGAGGCGCACACGACAAGGACATCAAGCGCACGCGAGACATGGAGTGTGCGCACGTGCATCCCGCCGTGTGCTAGAGGTATCGATAATAGAAAAGATGGAGGCAAACGAGAGCGCGCTGGCATGCACGGCCGCACCGTGATGCCTCGGTATGTTCACTCGATCGTTCAATGGTCCTCCAAATCAGATTGCGAACACTATAGACCACTTTTGCACGCTGTAGTAGTAAATTACTCGATTTTTTTGCATATTCGCCTTCAGAAGATATGATGGACGACATGAAATGGAGCGGTCCTGGTGCGAGGGAGGTGACATGCGCACTCTCAAAGTCACATTGAGCATGGGCGTGACCCTTGGCATTATGGTACTCATCTTCTGCTTCTCGGCACAAAGCGGAGGAGAGTCGGGATCGTTGAGCGATTCGATTGCACGCATGCTTGCATCCACCTTCGTCGGAGGATTCGAAACCATGCCAATTGAGCAACAAGCGCAGATCGTCGCCCAGATGTCCTGGCCCATACGTAAGACCGCACACGCATCCGAGTATGCTAGTCTCGCCATATCGCTCGTGATCACATGTTGGCAGCTTTACGCCTGGCGCTGCGATAAGGAAAGCGGCCCATGTCGTCGCTTGGACGACGCGTGGCGCTTGTGGGGTGTTGCGGCATTTGTCATCGCGGTGCTCTATGCGTGCAGCGACGAGATTCACCAGCTTTTCATCGACGGACGTGCAGGACAAGTTGCCGACGTGCTCGTGGATGCCTCGGGAGCGGCCATCGGCTGCCTGCTAATGTGTTGGTAATGCATGCGTTCCTGAAGAGGGCGTCTCGCGAAGAGGGAGAGCGCCTGTTGATTCAGCCTCGTGTGATGCACTTTGTGTCGAAATACATAAGTTCCCATAAGATACATTATCAGACATAAAGTAATTGAAGATAGAAAAGCTCCGAACATGTAGAGGCGCACGTAAGCGGCTACATGTTCGGAGCCTGTGAGAATGCGCTACTTACCGGTGGAGCCGAATCCGCCAGAAGAACGCTCGGTTTCGTCAAGCTCGTTTACCTCGAGCAGCTCGACAACGGGAACCTCTTGAATGACAAGCTGCGCAACGCGGTCTCCACGTTTGATGGCAATTTTCGCTCTGCGTGTCTGTATTGAGTCCGATCACGCCGATCTCTCCGCGATACCCGCTATCTATGAGTCCCGGTGTGTTCACGATGGAGAAACCCTGCTTGGCAGCCAAACCGCTACGCGGCTGCACGAAGCCTGCATAACCCCGAGGAATGGCAATGGCAATGCCCGTTGGAATCATAACGCGCTGTCCTGGCTGCAGGGTCACGTCCTTGGCTGCATAGAGGTCAAGCCCCGCATCACCCGGATTTGCGTATGCGGGCGTTGGCAGCCCTTCATCAAGCTTTTTGAGTTTAAGCGTGATGGTCTTACTCATCTTCTAGCTCCTGAACGTCGGTGGCCGATGCTGCGTCAGCTGCGCTTTCAGTCAGGCTCTCAAGCTCCTCGCGCAGCTCGTCGATATCCTTGAAGTCCTTATAGACCGAGGCGAAACGAATATATGCAACCTTATCCAAATCACCCAATCTTATGAGAACTTGGTCTCCTAAAGATGAAGAAGGGATAGGCCCTCGATATGTGTTTCGAATATCATTTCGACCATGTCTACGAAGGCCTCAAGTGTGTGAAGCGAAACATTGCGTTTGGCAGTTGCCGAAAGCAGGCTCTTGAGAAGCTTGGAGCGATCGAAAGGCTCGATGTGCTCGTCTCGTTTGAGAACCATGATAGGTTCTTCTTCCCTTCTCTCGAAGGTCGTGAAACGTGTTCCGCACTCGAGGCATTCTCTCCTGCGTTTTATGCTTGCTCCGTCGTCAAATGAACGCGAATCGATTACCCGGGATTCTTTACAGCTGCAGTTTGGGCAAAGCATCCGTTCTCCTCACTTTGCGTTGAATTATCAAGTAGCGTGATTCTAACAGAGAACGACGGTTTTACGGCCGAGCTTGCACGAGCGTTTGTTGCCCCAGCTGCCTCCCCTTTTTTACATGAAGGAGAAGACGAAAAGAGCGCCTATGGCTACGGTGCATGCAGCGAAGGCAAAGACGCGCTCACGCATGC
This window of the Coriobacteriaceae bacterium genome carries:
- a CDS encoding VanZ family protein — encoded protein: MRTLKVTLSMGVTLGIMVLIFCFSAQSGGESGSLSDSIARMLASTFVGGFETMPIEQQAQIVAQMSWPIRKTAHASEYASLAISLVITCWQLYAWRCDKESGPCRRLDDAWRLWGVAAFVIAVLYACSDEIHQLFIDGRAGQVADVLVDASGAAIGCLLMCW